From the genome of Calliopsis andreniformis isolate RMS-2024a unplaced genomic scaffold, iyCalAndr_principal scaffold0022, whole genome shotgun sequence, one region includes:
- the Ints6 gene encoding integrator complex subunit 6 isoform X3 — protein sequence MNELKNLQCVGLTTLGAALKHALDVLNINRMQTGIDTYGQGRCPFYLEPSVIVVITDGGKYTTNSGVNQDFTLPMHSPIPGSELTKEPFRWDQRLFSLVLRLSGTPAVERDTGLVASDSSPIDAMCEVTGGRSYCITSFRMMMQCIDSLVQKVQSGVVINFEKIGPDPPPLNNETQHADDDENEEENSTTNGMRTQHPPNPTVPGNTAWHSCRRLIYVPRSAQKGFAVGFWPIPESFWPDLSASSLPPRSAHPNVKFTCTSQEPMVIENLPFDKYELEPSPLTQYILARKQPTICWQVFVANSYKSSDVGHPFGYLKASTNLTCVNLFVMPYNYPVLLPLLEELFKVHRLKPTNEWRTQFQNYMRTMPTYYAASLRRALTRMGAPAPLAQTLIPDNMDNSLSYSVLNYLKRLKNQAKIEFDRLCNEVLSKQLAAASITKNLANGNTTTVTDGVRVIPRTPLKKDLVSHPLLQDKFTGLRDQLNEFGGFVVGLVRNQQRGAHSYRNAFDIPRKSLLDQVVRMRANFLQPGLLHTKLLDDDYVHSMPLAQMGNYQEYLKRMTPPLREIESAPVRQHMFGNPFKIDKRMMVDEADIDMVGAASSTSKGGLKRSLPASDGGGSLASKPPPNKRKPGPIPKDVVVRRPLYTPPNTPPSSPVPWIDDTKSQVTSTAPDSNQPSLHAIVNSTPNVLNVSSVNTPEKLVNGLAEMPTIPVFEPILVEHTNNHTDTPPTLTPIVNNIDIPKIDGKIEKTDTVKNECNKLPANDSVENSVEVENLIDERFSNHVEEKRDKGKEKDKIFTKKELEEIRRHNLSVRELVYKEVRRRGTNYATLFSHLHQIQGTLDIRLAFLRDIVKESLRFKRRNLASLLEEYLKTVQEDSWTVNHKVNHNGATKIS from the exons ATGAACGAGCTTAAAAATTTACAATGTGTTGGATTGACAACATTAGGTGCTGCTTTGAAACATGCTTTAGATGTTTTGAATATAAATCGTATGCAGACAGGTATAGATACTTATGGCCAAGGAAGATGTCCTTTTTACTTGGAACCATCGGTAATCGTCGTCATTACGGACGGAGGGAAATACACGACGAACAGTGGAGTAAATCAGGAT TTCACATTGCCAATGCACTCTCCTATACCTGGATCTGAACTAACAAAGGAACCATTCAGATGGGACCAGAGACTATTTTCTTTGGTACTGCGATTATCTGGAACACCAGCTGTTGAAAGAGACACTGGTTTAGTGGCAAGCGACTCGTCTCCTATAGATGCTATGTGTGAAGTTACAGGAG GCCGTTCGTATTGCATAACATCTTTTAGAATGATGATGCAGTGTATCGATTCCTTGGTACAAAAAGTTCAATCTGGTGTAGTAATAAATTTCGAAAAAATAGGCCCAGATCCTCCACCTTTGAATAACGAAACGCAACACGCCGATGACGATGAAAATGAAGAGGAGAATAGTACGACCAATGGAATGCGAACGCAACATCCTCCCAATCCAACAGTACCGGGAAATACAGCGTGGCACTCTTGTAGAAGGCTGATCTACGTTCCAAGATCTGCACAAAAAGGTTTCGCAGTCGGATTTTGGCCGATTCCTGAAAGCTTTTGGCCTGACCTCAGTGCTAGTTCTTTGCCACCTAGATCAGCACATCCAAATGTAAAATTCACATGTACCAGTCAAGAGCCCATGGTGATAGAAAATCTCCCGTTTGATAAATATGAACTGGAACCCAGTCCTTTAACACAATATATATTAGCCAGAAAGCAACCAACGATTTGTTGGCAAGTTTTTGTGGCTAATTCTTATAAATCAAGCGACGTGGGTCATCCATTTGGATATCTAAAAGCAAGTACTAACTTAACGTGTGTCAACCTCTTCGTTATGCCTTATAATTACCCAGTGCTTTTGCCTTTATTGGAAGAACTATTTAAAGTTCATAGATTGAAGCCAACAAACGAATGGAGGACACAGTTTCAGAATTACATGAGGACCATGCCCACTTATTATGCAGCG TCTCTAAGAAGAGCTTTAACAAGAATGGGTGCTCCAGCACCTCtagcacaaacattaattcccgATAACATGGATAATTCTTTATCTTATAgcgttttaaattatttaaaacgaCTAAAGAATCAGGCTAAAATTGAATTTGATAGACTTTGCAACGAGGTACTTTCTAAACAACTTGCTGCTGCCAGTATAACAAAAAATTTGGCCAATGGTAATACAACAACAGTGACAGATGGAGTGAGAGTTATTCCGCGAACTCCTCTGAAAAAAGACCTG GTATCGCATCCGTTGTTACAAGACAAATTTACAGGACTGAGGGATCAACTTAATGAATTTGGTGGATTCGTAGTTGGATTAGTGAGAAACCAACAGCGTGGCGCCCATAGTTATAGGAATGCGTTTGATATTCCACGAAAATCCCTTTTGGATCAAGTAGTAAGAATGCGTGCCAACTTTTTACAGCCTGGATTGTTACATACGAAATTACTCGACGATGATTACGTTCATTCGATGCCTTTGGCACAAATGGGAAATtatcaggaatatttgaaaCGTATGACTCCACctttaagagaaattgaaagCGCGCCAGTCAGGCAGCATATGTTTG GTAATCCTTTTAAGATAGACAAAAGGATGATGGTAGATGAAGCGGATATTGATATGGTTGGCGCAGCGTCATCTACTTCAAAGGGTGGTCTGAAACGCTCTTTACCCGCTTCAGACGGAGGAGGATCTCTCGCTTCTAAACCACCACCGAATAAACGAAAACCAGGTCCAATTCCTAAAGATGTAGTTGTACGAAGACCTTTGTATACACCTCCAAACACGCCACCAAGTTCACCGGTGCCGTGGATCGACGATACAAAAAGTCAAGTGACTTCAACTGCTCCTGATTCGAATCAACCTTCTCTACATGCCATAGTGAACTCGACACCTAATGTCTTGAACGTGTCAAGTGTGAACACACCGGAGAAACTAGTGAATGGTCTAGCCGAAATGCCAACGATACCAGTTTTTGAGCCAATCCTAGTAgagcacactaacaatcatacagaCACTCCGCCAACTTTAACACCAATAGTCAATAATATCGATATTCCAAAGATTGACGGTAAAATAGAAAAAACGGACACTGTTAAAAATGAGTGCAACAAATTACCTGCGAACGATAGTGTTGAGAATAGTGTGGAAGTTGAGAATTTGATAGACGAGAGGTTCTCTAATCATGTTGAAGAGAAACGCGACAAGGGCAAGGAGAAGGACAAGATTTTTACGAAGAAAGAATTAGAAGAGATTAGAAGGCATAATTTATCAGTTCGGGAGCTTGTATACAAAGAAGTTCGGAGAAGAGGTACAA ATTACGCGACACTATTTTCACATTTACACCAAATTCAAGGAACTCTAGATATACGACTTGCATTTTTGCGAGATATCGTCAAGGAATCATTACGATTTAAAAGACGTAATTTGGCATCGTTGCTagaagaatatttgaaaacagtaCAGGAGGATAGTTGGACAGTAAACCACAAGGTGAATCACAATGGTGCCACGAAAATAAGTTAA
- the LOC143187285 gene encoding deoxyribodipyrimidine photo-lyase — protein sequence MDSELNPSKRRKNFNLLTKFENNRKNAADSIMTFKFNKKRVRLLNNLNDVKNGSKGILYWMFRDVRVQDNWALLFAQKTALKNKIPLHICFWLMPNFLDASIRYYKFLLKGLMEVEQECATLNIKFHLLLGESHTTILEFIKKYEMGAVVTDFYPLKLPMSRLEDIQNNLPKDIPICQVDAHNIVPCWDASSKQEFSARTIRNKINTKLEEFLTEFSPVIKHPHTAKEKFKRNDWEMALQNIKVDTSVDEITWAQPGYKSGIEELENFFENRLKKYAGERNNPLSNAISDLSPWYHFGMISVQRCILELQEYKKHYPKSVESFMEEAIVRRELSDNFCFYNKNYDTLEGAYAWAIETLNKHRKDKRQYLYSLSQLENSKTHDDLWNACQNQMVVTGKMHGFLRMYWAKKILEWSAMPENALEWANYLNNKYSIDGCDPNGYVGCMWSICGIHDHGWPEREIFGKIRYMNYEGCKRKFNVKEFVAKWEKKDK from the exons ATGGATAGTGAACTGAATCCATCCAAACGGAGAAAAAATTTCAATCTCttaacaaaatttgaaaataacagaaaaaat GCTGCTGATTCTATTATGACCTTTAAGTTTAATAAAAAACGTGTTCgtcttttaaataatttaaatgatGTTAAGAATGGATCTAAAGGAATCTTATATTGGATGTTTCGTGATGTCAGAGTACAAG ATAATTGGGCTCTACTCTTTGCTCAGAAAACTgccttaaaaaataaaataccacTTCATATATGTTTTTGGTTAATGCCAAACTTTCTTGATGCATCAATACGATATTATAAATTTCTCTTAAAGGGACTAATGGAAGTTGAACAAGAATGTGCAACattgaatataaaatttcatcTATTGCTTGGTGAATCGCATACAACCATTCttgaatttataaaaaaatatgaaatgggGGCAGTAGTTACAGACTTTTATCCATTAAAATTACCTATGTCACGGCTTGAAGATATACAAAATAATCTTCCTAAAGATATTCCTATTTGTCAA GTTGATGCACATAATATTGTACCCTGCTGGGATGCATCCTCAAAACAAGAATTTTCAGCTAGGAcaattagaaataaaataaacacAAAATTGGAAGAATTTTTAACAGAATTTTCACCTGTTATAAAACATCCACACACAGCAAAAGAGAAGTTCAAAAGAAATGATTGGGAAATGGCTTTACAAAATATAAAAGTAGATACATCAGTAGATGAAATTACATGGGCTCAGCCAGGATACAAAAGTGGTATTGAAGAGCTAgaaaatttttttgaaaatcgCTTAAAAAAGTATGCTGGAGAACGTAATAATCCTTTATCGAATGCTATTAGTGACTTATCTCCTTGGTACCATTTTGGTATGATATCGGTACAACGTTGTATTTTGGAATTACAAGAATACAAAAAACACTATCCAAAGTCAGTTGAATCTTTTATGGAGGAGGCTATTGTTCGACGCGAACTCAGCGATAATTTttgtttttataataaaaactaTGATACTTTAGAGGGTGCTTATGCTTGGGCAATAGAGACATTAAATAAAcatcg GAAAGACAAAAGACAGTATTTGTACTCTTTGAGTCAATTAGAAAATTCAAAGACACATGATGATTTATGGAATGCATGTCAAAATCAAATGGTAGTAACAGGAAAAATGCATGGTTTTTTAAGAATGTATTGGGCAAAGAAAATATTAGAGTGGTCTGCGATGCCTGAAAATGCCTTAGAATGGGCTAATTACTTAAATAATAAGTACAGCATAGATGGTTGTGATCCTAACGGATATGTTG GTTGTATGTGGTCCATATGTGGTATTCATGATCATGGTTGGCCAGAGAGAGAAATATTTGGCAAAATAAGATACATGAATTATGAAGGATGTAAACGAAAGTTTAATGTTAAAGAATTTGTTGCTAAGTGGGAGAAAAAAGACAAATAG
- the Ints6 gene encoding integrator complex subunit 6 isoform X2 has protein sequence MTIIVFLIDTSASMNQRAYLGGRPTLLDVAKSAVETFVKVRQRSPESRGDRYMLLTFEDPPQNIKTGIDTYGQGRCPFYLEPSVIVVITDGGKYTTNSGVNQDFTLPMHSPIPGSELTKEPFRWDQRLFSLVLRLSGTPAVERDTGLVASDSSPIDAMCEVTGGRSYCITSFRMMMQCIDSLVQKVQSGVVINFEKIGPDPPPLNNETQHADDDENEEENSTTNGMRTQHPPNPTVPGNTAWHSCRRLIYVPRSAQKGFAVGFWPIPESFWPDLSASSLPPRSAHPNVKFTCTSQEPMVIENLPFDKYELEPSPLTQYILARKQPTICWQVFVANSYKSSDVGHPFGYLKASTNLTCVNLFVMPYNYPVLLPLLEELFKVHRLKPTNEWRTQFQNYMRTMPTYYAASLRRALTRMGAPAPLAQTLIPDNMDNSLSYSVLNYLKRLKNQAKIEFDRLCNEVLSKQLAAASITKNLANGNTTTVTDGVRVIPRTPLKKDLVSHPLLQDKFTGLRDQLNEFGGFVVGLVRNQQRGAHSYRNAFDIPRKSLLDQVVRMRANFLQPGLLHTKLLDDDYVHSMPLAQMGNYQEYLKRMTPPLREIESAPVRQHMFGNPFKIDKRMMVDEADIDMVGAASSTSKGGLKRSLPASDGGGSLASKPPPNKRKPGPIPKDVVVRRPLYTPPNTPPSSPVPWIDDTKSQVTSTAPDSNQPSLHAIVNSTPNVLNVSSVNTPEKLVNGLAEMPTIPVFEPILVEHTNNHTDTPPTLTPIVNNIDIPKIDGKIEKTDTVKNECNKLPANDSVENSVEVENLIDERFSNHVEEKRDKGKEKDKIFTKKELEEIRRHNLSVRELVYKEVRRRGTNYATLFSHLHQIQGTLDIRLAFLRDIVKESLRFKRRNLASLLEEYLKTVQEDSWTVNHKVNHNGATKIS, from the exons ATGACCATAATAGTCTTTTTGATCGACACGTCGGCCTCCATGAATCAGAGAGCATATTTGGGCGGGCGACCCACGCTGTTGGATGTAGCCAAGAGCGCCGTGGAAACTTTCGTAAAG GTGAGACAGAGATCACCTGAGAGTCGTGGGGATCGCTACATGCTCCTGACCTTCGAAGATCCGCCCCAGAATATCAAG ACAGGTATAGATACTTATGGCCAAGGAAGATGTCCTTTTTACTTGGAACCATCGGTAATCGTCGTCATTACGGACGGAGGGAAATACACGACGAACAGTGGAGTAAATCAGGAT TTCACATTGCCAATGCACTCTCCTATACCTGGATCTGAACTAACAAAGGAACCATTCAGATGGGACCAGAGACTATTTTCTTTGGTACTGCGATTATCTGGAACACCAGCTGTTGAAAGAGACACTGGTTTAGTGGCAAGCGACTCGTCTCCTATAGATGCTATGTGTGAAGTTACAGGAG GCCGTTCGTATTGCATAACATCTTTTAGAATGATGATGCAGTGTATCGATTCCTTGGTACAAAAAGTTCAATCTGGTGTAGTAATAAATTTCGAAAAAATAGGCCCAGATCCTCCACCTTTGAATAACGAAACGCAACACGCCGATGACGATGAAAATGAAGAGGAGAATAGTACGACCAATGGAATGCGAACGCAACATCCTCCCAATCCAACAGTACCGGGAAATACAGCGTGGCACTCTTGTAGAAGGCTGATCTACGTTCCAAGATCTGCACAAAAAGGTTTCGCAGTCGGATTTTGGCCGATTCCTGAAAGCTTTTGGCCTGACCTCAGTGCTAGTTCTTTGCCACCTAGATCAGCACATCCAAATGTAAAATTCACATGTACCAGTCAAGAGCCCATGGTGATAGAAAATCTCCCGTTTGATAAATATGAACTGGAACCCAGTCCTTTAACACAATATATATTAGCCAGAAAGCAACCAACGATTTGTTGGCAAGTTTTTGTGGCTAATTCTTATAAATCAAGCGACGTGGGTCATCCATTTGGATATCTAAAAGCAAGTACTAACTTAACGTGTGTCAACCTCTTCGTTATGCCTTATAATTACCCAGTGCTTTTGCCTTTATTGGAAGAACTATTTAAAGTTCATAGATTGAAGCCAACAAACGAATGGAGGACACAGTTTCAGAATTACATGAGGACCATGCCCACTTATTATGCAGCG TCTCTAAGAAGAGCTTTAACAAGAATGGGTGCTCCAGCACCTCtagcacaaacattaattcccgATAACATGGATAATTCTTTATCTTATAgcgttttaaattatttaaaacgaCTAAAGAATCAGGCTAAAATTGAATTTGATAGACTTTGCAACGAGGTACTTTCTAAACAACTTGCTGCTGCCAGTATAACAAAAAATTTGGCCAATGGTAATACAACAACAGTGACAGATGGAGTGAGAGTTATTCCGCGAACTCCTCTGAAAAAAGACCTG GTATCGCATCCGTTGTTACAAGACAAATTTACAGGACTGAGGGATCAACTTAATGAATTTGGTGGATTCGTAGTTGGATTAGTGAGAAACCAACAGCGTGGCGCCCATAGTTATAGGAATGCGTTTGATATTCCACGAAAATCCCTTTTGGATCAAGTAGTAAGAATGCGTGCCAACTTTTTACAGCCTGGATTGTTACATACGAAATTACTCGACGATGATTACGTTCATTCGATGCCTTTGGCACAAATGGGAAATtatcaggaatatttgaaaCGTATGACTCCACctttaagagaaattgaaagCGCGCCAGTCAGGCAGCATATGTTTG GTAATCCTTTTAAGATAGACAAAAGGATGATGGTAGATGAAGCGGATATTGATATGGTTGGCGCAGCGTCATCTACTTCAAAGGGTGGTCTGAAACGCTCTTTACCCGCTTCAGACGGAGGAGGATCTCTCGCTTCTAAACCACCACCGAATAAACGAAAACCAGGTCCAATTCCTAAAGATGTAGTTGTACGAAGACCTTTGTATACACCTCCAAACACGCCACCAAGTTCACCGGTGCCGTGGATCGACGATACAAAAAGTCAAGTGACTTCAACTGCTCCTGATTCGAATCAACCTTCTCTACATGCCATAGTGAACTCGACACCTAATGTCTTGAACGTGTCAAGTGTGAACACACCGGAGAAACTAGTGAATGGTCTAGCCGAAATGCCAACGATACCAGTTTTTGAGCCAATCCTAGTAgagcacactaacaatcatacagaCACTCCGCCAACTTTAACACCAATAGTCAATAATATCGATATTCCAAAGATTGACGGTAAAATAGAAAAAACGGACACTGTTAAAAATGAGTGCAACAAATTACCTGCGAACGATAGTGTTGAGAATAGTGTGGAAGTTGAGAATTTGATAGACGAGAGGTTCTCTAATCATGTTGAAGAGAAACGCGACAAGGGCAAGGAGAAGGACAAGATTTTTACGAAGAAAGAATTAGAAGAGATTAGAAGGCATAATTTATCAGTTCGGGAGCTTGTATACAAAGAAGTTCGGAGAAGAGGTACAA ATTACGCGACACTATTTTCACATTTACACCAAATTCAAGGAACTCTAGATATACGACTTGCATTTTTGCGAGATATCGTCAAGGAATCATTACGATTTAAAAGACGTAATTTGGCATCGTTGCTagaagaatatttgaaaacagtaCAGGAGGATAGTTGGACAGTAAACCACAAGGTGAATCACAATGGTGCCACGAAAATAAGTTAA
- the Ints6 gene encoding integrator complex subunit 6 isoform X1, translated as MTIIVFLIDTSASMNQRAYLGGRPTLLDVAKSAVETFVKVRQRSPESRGDRYMLLTFEDPPQNIKAGWKENLATFMNELKNLQCVGLTTLGAALKHALDVLNINRMQTGIDTYGQGRCPFYLEPSVIVVITDGGKYTTNSGVNQDFTLPMHSPIPGSELTKEPFRWDQRLFSLVLRLSGTPAVERDTGLVASDSSPIDAMCEVTGGRSYCITSFRMMMQCIDSLVQKVQSGVVINFEKIGPDPPPLNNETQHADDDENEEENSTTNGMRTQHPPNPTVPGNTAWHSCRRLIYVPRSAQKGFAVGFWPIPESFWPDLSASSLPPRSAHPNVKFTCTSQEPMVIENLPFDKYELEPSPLTQYILARKQPTICWQVFVANSYKSSDVGHPFGYLKASTNLTCVNLFVMPYNYPVLLPLLEELFKVHRLKPTNEWRTQFQNYMRTMPTYYAASLRRALTRMGAPAPLAQTLIPDNMDNSLSYSVLNYLKRLKNQAKIEFDRLCNEVLSKQLAAASITKNLANGNTTTVTDGVRVIPRTPLKKDLVSHPLLQDKFTGLRDQLNEFGGFVVGLVRNQQRGAHSYRNAFDIPRKSLLDQVVRMRANFLQPGLLHTKLLDDDYVHSMPLAQMGNYQEYLKRMTPPLREIESAPVRQHMFGNPFKIDKRMMVDEADIDMVGAASSTSKGGLKRSLPASDGGGSLASKPPPNKRKPGPIPKDVVVRRPLYTPPNTPPSSPVPWIDDTKSQVTSTAPDSNQPSLHAIVNSTPNVLNVSSVNTPEKLVNGLAEMPTIPVFEPILVEHTNNHTDTPPTLTPIVNNIDIPKIDGKIEKTDTVKNECNKLPANDSVENSVEVENLIDERFSNHVEEKRDKGKEKDKIFTKKELEEIRRHNLSVRELVYKEVRRRGTNYATLFSHLHQIQGTLDIRLAFLRDIVKESLRFKRRNLASLLEEYLKTVQEDSWTVNHKVNHNGATKIS; from the exons ATGACCATAATAGTCTTTTTGATCGACACGTCGGCCTCCATGAATCAGAGAGCATATTTGGGCGGGCGACCCACGCTGTTGGATGTAGCCAAGAGCGCCGTGGAAACTTTCGTAAAG GTGAGACAGAGATCACCTGAGAGTCGTGGGGATCGCTACATGCTCCTGACCTTCGAAGATCCGCCCCAGAATATCAAG gcTGGATGGAAAGAAAATTTAGCAACTTTTATGAACGAGCTTAAAAATTTACAATGTGTTGGATTGACAACATTAGGTGCTGCTTTGAAACATGCTTTAGATGTTTTGAATATAAATCGTATGCAGACAGGTATAGATACTTATGGCCAAGGAAGATGTCCTTTTTACTTGGAACCATCGGTAATCGTCGTCATTACGGACGGAGGGAAATACACGACGAACAGTGGAGTAAATCAGGAT TTCACATTGCCAATGCACTCTCCTATACCTGGATCTGAACTAACAAAGGAACCATTCAGATGGGACCAGAGACTATTTTCTTTGGTACTGCGATTATCTGGAACACCAGCTGTTGAAAGAGACACTGGTTTAGTGGCAAGCGACTCGTCTCCTATAGATGCTATGTGTGAAGTTACAGGAG GCCGTTCGTATTGCATAACATCTTTTAGAATGATGATGCAGTGTATCGATTCCTTGGTACAAAAAGTTCAATCTGGTGTAGTAATAAATTTCGAAAAAATAGGCCCAGATCCTCCACCTTTGAATAACGAAACGCAACACGCCGATGACGATGAAAATGAAGAGGAGAATAGTACGACCAATGGAATGCGAACGCAACATCCTCCCAATCCAACAGTACCGGGAAATACAGCGTGGCACTCTTGTAGAAGGCTGATCTACGTTCCAAGATCTGCACAAAAAGGTTTCGCAGTCGGATTTTGGCCGATTCCTGAAAGCTTTTGGCCTGACCTCAGTGCTAGTTCTTTGCCACCTAGATCAGCACATCCAAATGTAAAATTCACATGTACCAGTCAAGAGCCCATGGTGATAGAAAATCTCCCGTTTGATAAATATGAACTGGAACCCAGTCCTTTAACACAATATATATTAGCCAGAAAGCAACCAACGATTTGTTGGCAAGTTTTTGTGGCTAATTCTTATAAATCAAGCGACGTGGGTCATCCATTTGGATATCTAAAAGCAAGTACTAACTTAACGTGTGTCAACCTCTTCGTTATGCCTTATAATTACCCAGTGCTTTTGCCTTTATTGGAAGAACTATTTAAAGTTCATAGATTGAAGCCAACAAACGAATGGAGGACACAGTTTCAGAATTACATGAGGACCATGCCCACTTATTATGCAGCG TCTCTAAGAAGAGCTTTAACAAGAATGGGTGCTCCAGCACCTCtagcacaaacattaattcccgATAACATGGATAATTCTTTATCTTATAgcgttttaaattatttaaaacgaCTAAAGAATCAGGCTAAAATTGAATTTGATAGACTTTGCAACGAGGTACTTTCTAAACAACTTGCTGCTGCCAGTATAACAAAAAATTTGGCCAATGGTAATACAACAACAGTGACAGATGGAGTGAGAGTTATTCCGCGAACTCCTCTGAAAAAAGACCTG GTATCGCATCCGTTGTTACAAGACAAATTTACAGGACTGAGGGATCAACTTAATGAATTTGGTGGATTCGTAGTTGGATTAGTGAGAAACCAACAGCGTGGCGCCCATAGTTATAGGAATGCGTTTGATATTCCACGAAAATCCCTTTTGGATCAAGTAGTAAGAATGCGTGCCAACTTTTTACAGCCTGGATTGTTACATACGAAATTACTCGACGATGATTACGTTCATTCGATGCCTTTGGCACAAATGGGAAATtatcaggaatatttgaaaCGTATGACTCCACctttaagagaaattgaaagCGCGCCAGTCAGGCAGCATATGTTTG GTAATCCTTTTAAGATAGACAAAAGGATGATGGTAGATGAAGCGGATATTGATATGGTTGGCGCAGCGTCATCTACTTCAAAGGGTGGTCTGAAACGCTCTTTACCCGCTTCAGACGGAGGAGGATCTCTCGCTTCTAAACCACCACCGAATAAACGAAAACCAGGTCCAATTCCTAAAGATGTAGTTGTACGAAGACCTTTGTATACACCTCCAAACACGCCACCAAGTTCACCGGTGCCGTGGATCGACGATACAAAAAGTCAAGTGACTTCAACTGCTCCTGATTCGAATCAACCTTCTCTACATGCCATAGTGAACTCGACACCTAATGTCTTGAACGTGTCAAGTGTGAACACACCGGAGAAACTAGTGAATGGTCTAGCCGAAATGCCAACGATACCAGTTTTTGAGCCAATCCTAGTAgagcacactaacaatcatacagaCACTCCGCCAACTTTAACACCAATAGTCAATAATATCGATATTCCAAAGATTGACGGTAAAATAGAAAAAACGGACACTGTTAAAAATGAGTGCAACAAATTACCTGCGAACGATAGTGTTGAGAATAGTGTGGAAGTTGAGAATTTGATAGACGAGAGGTTCTCTAATCATGTTGAAGAGAAACGCGACAAGGGCAAGGAGAAGGACAAGATTTTTACGAAGAAAGAATTAGAAGAGATTAGAAGGCATAATTTATCAGTTCGGGAGCTTGTATACAAAGAAGTTCGGAGAAGAGGTACAA ATTACGCGACACTATTTTCACATTTACACCAAATTCAAGGAACTCTAGATATACGACTTGCATTTTTGCGAGATATCGTCAAGGAATCATTACGATTTAAAAGACGTAATTTGGCATCGTTGCTagaagaatatttgaaaacagtaCAGGAGGATAGTTGGACAGTAAACCACAAGGTGAATCACAATGGTGCCACGAAAATAAGTTAA
- the Kune gene encoding claudin, whose product MGKTRNGKAAVICTVVAFVFIVIAFTTPNWLETDGKLENPKFIKIGLWQVCFQGFEQPHHLYDTKFYGCWWVFEEEYYIIHDILLPDFFVATQFFFTLCFTLLLIGSFLTILYTCCSRHHDKYQLLLWTTGSNLILGGICGIIAVIIFGARGDGRDWMPNWEHNEISWSYALAVIGSFILVIAGVLFLIEGRRHKKKQTRTINEEQKAHTTI is encoded by the exons ATGGGTAAAACTCGAAATGGTAAAGCTGCTGTTATATGCACAGTAGTTGCATTTGTTTTTATAGTGATCGCGTTCACCACACCCAATTGGCTTGAAACAGACGGAAAATTGGAAAATccgaaatttattaaaattg GTTTGTGGCAGGTGTGTTTTCAAGGATTTGAACAACCTCATCACTTATATGATACCAAATTTTATGGTTGTTGGTGGGTCTTTGAAGAAGAATATTAtataattcatgatattcttttgCCAGACTTTTTTGTTGCAACACAATTTTTCTTCACGTTGTGTTTCACTTTGTTATTGATAGGAAGCTTCTTAACTATTTTATATACATGTTGTTCGCGTCACCATGACAAATATCAGTTACTTTTATGGACAACTGGTTCAAATTTGATATTAGGTGGAATCTGTGGTATTATAGCAGTTATTATATTTGGTGCAAGAGGAGATGGTAGAGATTGGATGCCTAATTGGGAACATAATGAGATTAGTTGGTCTTATGCATTAGCTGTAATTGGTAGCTTTATTTTGGTCATAGCTGGTGTGCTCTTCTTAATTGAAGGACGTAGACATAAAAAGAAGCAAACAAGAACAATAAATGAAGAACAAAAGGCACATACTACTATCTAA